One stretch of Meriones unguiculatus strain TT.TT164.6M chromosome 7, Bangor_MerUng_6.1, whole genome shotgun sequence DNA includes these proteins:
- the L3hypdh gene encoding trans-3-hydroxy-L-proline dehydratase isoform X1 — protein MEAPLALARLPPHDPSTPALSVVDMHTGGEPLRIVHAGCPDVAGPTLLAKRRYMRQRLDHIRRRLVFEPRGHRDMYGAVLVPSELPDAHLGVLFLHNEGYSSMCGHAVLALGRFALDFGLVPAPPEGAGEARVNIHCPCGLVAAFVACKGGRSCGPVRFHSVPAFVLVADLAVDVPGHGKVVVDIAYGGAFYAFVSAGKLGLDVCSERTRDLVDAATAVTRAVKAQFKIKHPESEDLSFLYGTILTDGKDAYSEEPTTNICVFADEQVDRSPTGSGVTARIALQYHKGLLQLNQTRAFKSSATGSVFTGSAVREAKCGDFKAVIVEVAGQAHYTGTASLTVEEDDPLRDGFLLK, from the exons ATGGAGGCCCCGCTGGCACTGGCCCGGCTGCCCCCTCACGACCCGAGCACGCCGGCACTGTCGGTGGTGGACATGCACACAGGCGGCGAGCCTCTGCGCATCGTGCACGCCGGGTGTCCGGACGTGGCGGGGCCCACGTTGCTGGCCAAGCGGCGCTACATGCGTCAGCGCCTCGACCACATACGGCGGAGGCTTGTGTTCGAGCCCCGCGGCCATCGGGACATGTACGGGGCGGTACTGGTGCCCAGCGAGCTGCCCGACGCGCACCTAGGCGTCCTGTTTCTGCACAACGAAGGCTACAGCTCCATGTGCGGCCACGCGGTGCTGGCGCTGGGCCGCTTCGCGCTCGACTTCGGACTGGTGCCCGCTCCCCCAGAAGGTGCCGGGGAGGCCCGGGTCAACATTCACTGCCCGTGCGGGCTGGTGGCTGCCTTCGTGGCGTGCAAAGGTGGCCGGAGCTGCGGCCCTGTACGCTTCCACAGCGTCCCGGCCTTTGTCCTGGTCGCAG ACCTCGCGGTGGATGTTCCTGGACACGGAAAGGTGGTGGTGGACATTGCATACGGTGGAGCGTTTTATGCATTTGTTAGTGCAGGGAAATTGGGGCTGGATGTGTGTTCCGAGAGGACGAGGGACCTTGTGGATGCAGCAACCGCAGTAACACGCGCAGTGAAAGCTCAG TTTAAAATTAAACATCCTGAGAGTGAAGATCTCAGTTTTCTGTATGGAACCATCTTGACGGACGGAAAGGATGCTTACAGTGAGGAGCCCACCACCAACATCTGCGTGTTTGCAGATGAACAG GTGGACAGAAGCCCTACCGGCTCAGGAGTGACGGCACGAATTGCTCTGCAGTATCATAAGGGCCTTCTGCAGCTGAACCAGACCAGAGCTTTCAAAAGCAGTGCAACCGGCTCAGTGTTCACGGGCAGCGCTGTGAGG GAAGCGAAGTGTGGTGACTTCAAAGCCGTCATAGTGGAAGTTGCAGGACAAGCCCATTACACGGGGACAGCAAGCCTGACCGTGGAAGAGGATGACCCACTGAGGGATGGCTTTCTTCTCAAGTGA
- the L3hypdh gene encoding trans-3-hydroxy-L-proline dehydratase isoform X2, translating into MEAPLALARLPPHDPSTPALSVVDMHTGGEPLRIVHAGCPDVAGPTLLAKRRYMRQRLDHIRRRLVFEPRGHRDMYGAVLVPSELPDAHLGVLFLHNEGYSSMCGHAVLALGRFALDFGLVPAPPEGAGEARVNIHCPCGLVAAFVACKGGRSCGPVRFHSVPAFVLVADLAVDVPGHGKVVVDIAYGGAFYAFVSAGKLGLDVCSERTRDLVDAATAVTRAVKAQFKIKHPESEDLSFLYGTILTDGKDAYSEEPTTNICVFADEQVDRSPTGSGVTARIALQYHKGLLQLNQTRAFKSSATGSVFTGSAVRKARIHDHHGGEHGNRQAVMALEQ; encoded by the exons ATGGAGGCCCCGCTGGCACTGGCCCGGCTGCCCCCTCACGACCCGAGCACGCCGGCACTGTCGGTGGTGGACATGCACACAGGCGGCGAGCCTCTGCGCATCGTGCACGCCGGGTGTCCGGACGTGGCGGGGCCCACGTTGCTGGCCAAGCGGCGCTACATGCGTCAGCGCCTCGACCACATACGGCGGAGGCTTGTGTTCGAGCCCCGCGGCCATCGGGACATGTACGGGGCGGTACTGGTGCCCAGCGAGCTGCCCGACGCGCACCTAGGCGTCCTGTTTCTGCACAACGAAGGCTACAGCTCCATGTGCGGCCACGCGGTGCTGGCGCTGGGCCGCTTCGCGCTCGACTTCGGACTGGTGCCCGCTCCCCCAGAAGGTGCCGGGGAGGCCCGGGTCAACATTCACTGCCCGTGCGGGCTGGTGGCTGCCTTCGTGGCGTGCAAAGGTGGCCGGAGCTGCGGCCCTGTACGCTTCCACAGCGTCCCGGCCTTTGTCCTGGTCGCAG ACCTCGCGGTGGATGTTCCTGGACACGGAAAGGTGGTGGTGGACATTGCATACGGTGGAGCGTTTTATGCATTTGTTAGTGCAGGGAAATTGGGGCTGGATGTGTGTTCCGAGAGGACGAGGGACCTTGTGGATGCAGCAACCGCAGTAACACGCGCAGTGAAAGCTCAG TTTAAAATTAAACATCCTGAGAGTGAAGATCTCAGTTTTCTGTATGGAACCATCTTGACGGACGGAAAGGATGCTTACAGTGAGGAGCCCACCACCAACATCTGCGTGTTTGCAGATGAACAG GTGGACAGAAGCCCTACCGGCTCAGGAGTGACGGCACGAATTGCTCTGCAGTATCATAAGGGCCTTCTGCAGCTGAACCAGACCAGAGCTTTCAAAAGCAGTGCAACCGGCTCAGTGTTCACGGGCAGCGCTGTGAGG AAAGCTAgaatccatgaccatcatggaggTGAGCATGGCAACAGGCAAGCAGTCATGGCCCTGGAGCAATAG
- the Jkamp gene encoding JNK1/MAPK8-associated membrane protein isoform X1 → MAVDIQPACLGLYCGKTLLFKNGSNEIYGECGVCPRGQRTNAQKYCQPCTESPELYDWLYLGFMAMLPLVLHWFFIEWYSGKKSSSALFQHITALFECSMAAVITLLVSDPVGVLYIRSCRVLMLSDWYTMLYNPSPDYVTTVHCTHEAVYPLYTIVFVYYAFCLVLMMLLRPLLVKKIACGLGKSDRFKSIYAALYFFPILTVLQAVGGGLLYYAFPYIILVLSLVTLAVYMSASEIENCYDLLVRKKRLIVLFSHWLLHAYGIISISRVDRLEHDLPLLALVPTPALFYLFTAKFTEPSRILSEGANGH, encoded by the exons ATGG ctgtcGATATTCAACCAGCATGCCTTGGACTCTACTGTGGGAAGACTCTGTTGTTTAAAAATGGCTCCAATGAGATCTATGGAGAATGTGGG GTCTGCCcaagaggacagaggacaaaTGCGCAGAAATACTGCCAGCCCTGCACAGAGTCCCCAGAGCTTTATGACTGGCTCTATCTTGGATTTATGGCAATGCTTCCTCTTGTTTTACATTGGTTCTTCATTGAGTGGTACTCGGGGAAAAAGAG CTCCAGTGCCCTTTTCCAGCACATCACAGCGCTGTTTGAGTGCAGTATGGCAGCTGTCATCACCTTGCTCGTGAGTGATCCTGTGGGTGTCCTTTACATCCGTTCCTGCCGAGTGCTGATGCTCTCCGACTGGTACACGATGCTCTACAACCCGAGTCCAGATTACGTCACCACGGTGCACTGCACCCACGAAGCCGTCTACCCACT ATACACCATCGTGTTTGTTTATTATGCTTTCTGCTTGGTGTTAATGATGCTTCTCCGACCTCTTCTGGTGAAGAAGATTGCCTGCGGACTAGGGAAATCTGACCGGTTCAAAAGCATTTACGCTGCACTTTACTTCTTCCCCATCTTAACCGTGCTGCAGGCGGTTGGTGGGGGCCTCCTGT ATTATGCCTTCCCGTACATCATATTAGTGTTATCTTTGGTTACTCTGGCTGTGTACATGTCTGCTTCTGAAATAGAG AACTGCTATGACCTTCTGGTCAGGAAGAAAAGACTTATTGTCCTCTTCAGCCACTGGCTCCTGCACGCCTATGGAATTATCTCCATCTCCAGAGTGGACAGGCTGGAACACGACCTGCCGCTTCTGGCTTTGGTACCCACACCAGCCCTGTTCTACTTGTTCACTGCAAAATTTACCGAACCATCACGGATACTCTCAGAAGGGGCCAATGGACACTGA
- the Jkamp gene encoding JNK1/MAPK8-associated membrane protein isoform X2 produces MACLGLYCGKTLLFKNGSNEIYGECGVCPRGQRTNAQKYCQPCTESPELYDWLYLGFMAMLPLVLHWFFIEWYSGKKSSSALFQHITALFECSMAAVITLLVSDPVGVLYIRSCRVLMLSDWYTMLYNPSPDYVTTVHCTHEAVYPLYTIVFVYYAFCLVLMMLLRPLLVKKIACGLGKSDRFKSIYAALYFFPILTVLQAVGGGLLYYAFPYIILVLSLVTLAVYMSASEIENCYDLLVRKKRLIVLFSHWLLHAYGIISISRVDRLEHDLPLLALVPTPALFYLFTAKFTEPSRILSEGANGH; encoded by the exons ATGG CATGCCTTGGACTCTACTGTGGGAAGACTCTGTTGTTTAAAAATGGCTCCAATGAGATCTATGGAGAATGTGGG GTCTGCCcaagaggacagaggacaaaTGCGCAGAAATACTGCCAGCCCTGCACAGAGTCCCCAGAGCTTTATGACTGGCTCTATCTTGGATTTATGGCAATGCTTCCTCTTGTTTTACATTGGTTCTTCATTGAGTGGTACTCGGGGAAAAAGAG CTCCAGTGCCCTTTTCCAGCACATCACAGCGCTGTTTGAGTGCAGTATGGCAGCTGTCATCACCTTGCTCGTGAGTGATCCTGTGGGTGTCCTTTACATCCGTTCCTGCCGAGTGCTGATGCTCTCCGACTGGTACACGATGCTCTACAACCCGAGTCCAGATTACGTCACCACGGTGCACTGCACCCACGAAGCCGTCTACCCACT ATACACCATCGTGTTTGTTTATTATGCTTTCTGCTTGGTGTTAATGATGCTTCTCCGACCTCTTCTGGTGAAGAAGATTGCCTGCGGACTAGGGAAATCTGACCGGTTCAAAAGCATTTACGCTGCACTTTACTTCTTCCCCATCTTAACCGTGCTGCAGGCGGTTGGTGGGGGCCTCCTGT ATTATGCCTTCCCGTACATCATATTAGTGTTATCTTTGGTTACTCTGGCTGTGTACATGTCTGCTTCTGAAATAGAG AACTGCTATGACCTTCTGGTCAGGAAGAAAAGACTTATTGTCCTCTTCAGCCACTGGCTCCTGCACGCCTATGGAATTATCTCCATCTCCAGAGTGGACAGGCTGGAACACGACCTGCCGCTTCTGGCTTTGGTACCCACACCAGCCCTGTTCTACTTGTTCACTGCAAAATTTACCGAACCATCACGGATACTCTCAGAAGGGGCCAATGGACACTGA
- the Jkamp gene encoding JNK1/MAPK8-associated membrane protein isoform X3 encodes MAVDIQPACLGLYCGKTLLFKNGSNEIYGECGVCPRGQRTNAQKYCQPCTESPELYDWLYLGFMAMLPLVLHWFFIEWYSGKKSSSALFQHITALFECSMAAVITLLVSDPVGVLYIRSCRVLMLSDWYTMLYNPSPDYVTTVHCTHEAVYPLYTIVFVYYAFCLVLMMLLRPLLVKKIACGLGKSDRFKSIYAALYFFPILTVLQAVGGGLLLSFLRSLPRSRVEAFWPRSRQEWVSSRWQC; translated from the exons ATGG ctgtcGATATTCAACCAGCATGCCTTGGACTCTACTGTGGGAAGACTCTGTTGTTTAAAAATGGCTCCAATGAGATCTATGGAGAATGTGGG GTCTGCCcaagaggacagaggacaaaTGCGCAGAAATACTGCCAGCCCTGCACAGAGTCCCCAGAGCTTTATGACTGGCTCTATCTTGGATTTATGGCAATGCTTCCTCTTGTTTTACATTGGTTCTTCATTGAGTGGTACTCGGGGAAAAAGAG CTCCAGTGCCCTTTTCCAGCACATCACAGCGCTGTTTGAGTGCAGTATGGCAGCTGTCATCACCTTGCTCGTGAGTGATCCTGTGGGTGTCCTTTACATCCGTTCCTGCCGAGTGCTGATGCTCTCCGACTGGTACACGATGCTCTACAACCCGAGTCCAGATTACGTCACCACGGTGCACTGCACCCACGAAGCCGTCTACCCACT ATACACCATCGTGTTTGTTTATTATGCTTTCTGCTTGGTGTTAATGATGCTTCTCCGACCTCTTCTGGTGAAGAAGATTGCCTGCGGACTAGGGAAATCTGACCGGTTCAAAAGCATTTACGCTGCACTTTACTTCTTCCCCATCTTAACCGTGCTGCAGGCGGTTGGTGGGGGCCTCCTGT TGTCTTTTCTAAGAAGTCTTCCGAGAAGCAGAGTTGAAGCCTTTTGGCCCAGGAGCAGGCAGGAGTGGGTATCATCCCGCTGGCAATGCTGA